In Phyllopteryx taeniolatus isolate TA_2022b chromosome 6, UOR_Ptae_1.2, whole genome shotgun sequence, one genomic interval encodes:
- the setd2 gene encoding histone-lysine N-methyltransferase SETD2 isoform X1 yields MEECLDLKHFLKDEGSGASVKVEGLSKAALIKSLSPRVMLSNHLLPKGTKMKVNLEDQSRQKVSFSFSQIKKPLHSIFVIPSSPEKSDTEHQTASSQPTVDKGRASDSKNEQKQTHAVPISTEQTSSQVPSFAAKLKTDLAKMHFKKQILSVSVTREKITSFIPEETPNSQLLVLQKSANDSETKVPILQHQNPVSVSPSEDSHHHSSESWTASSIKKPAASSGKEEDNSSNEQDKNVYKRKTRSQTDTRTEIEDPVPISSRRKSVDSKSKTNLDSSSKAGIKRSSSRSRGEEKEKSSSKRSENHERSSSYTKSDRDSRYTSSRSLRSDKDRRRSRSRSRSRSRSRGSRISSSHPRSERSRGDRGSRSERSFYHDADRRSYRSSPRRDRRRSRSRNDRTRDSSDSEDDHRKTRTRASDSSRSSTYSKSSSFSKSDKGSKSIDMPHSSESDKRSQTSSSMSERTSKRLSDSDSQRKCSPGGESRHYKANTHHTIDTNRKSNSSKHPTHLDSEKHEHENHPKSSSTDNEPDQRTKSQASSGLEETHKEEKTSQLDAKQTTFSRTPEETSEHDRQSDIFNCPSDEPKYETTMKSCLLDQKEKNYVNYIQQRSQIDHQDGELTEMQCNRLDGPKSSLEVNEEIAPAISSNEGKKQVNGTLEKVNNVKDSLLPQNIPHVTENAAAESLFSSSDGIVCNVDIKDVDSSQGSVPLPNTIDVPAAHVAQNCKPQGELSNVVTATEQAETNALVKSDQACKTENLMTLEENIDNDKKSSPTKKSRWDIVREDGPGSEDSQQTLFAELPENMVFINKIEFSQNQSQIDMIETTQESERHFIPGQEMERPKQAGSYDQGEASQGIIVVNHSQKNLEQPLCNSNATKVNSAAQMESWNGNFKEKSEDSTHKHKLHETLANQLAEGGHSDASDSDNSEYDSECDEAIKRLQSVVVVPKNSTVTSESHDTGPSSYSPIISKPHIANEVTKMNGHEVQYQDSSQQRLEGVLYHTSSLCQSQSNMIDSTSHLEGSSSTGVSQPYVTGPANVHQCITNFTHSLDNSGHYDQVQGQHYVNSRGELILAHYQHSASVDNISDGGAFNPSWSFAQPEQPSSTYQQPDSSHGPLLPQSKLPENFPNVQQHRHHSVSWNNQTSDMQTSKKNYPHVYQDFAGEIHPDSLTNDHDDYCGAKPSNLSKATVDSSGPPGAPGFVQGHEISSNSRCSAVPDPPRENSFKTHRSRGPPKKRRPEIESDSDNEAEAGPTAKRERQGETEDAKETKVKVEVVRPSLTLQHFQDSNRWKEFSKTKKMPPYFDLIEENLYLTERKKSKSHRDIKRMQCECPMLPKQDRLRGMLACGEDCLNRLLMIECSSRCLNGHYCSNRRFQMKQHADFEVILTEDKGWGLRAAKDLSSNTFVLEYCGEVLDHKEFKTRVKEYARNKNIHYYFMALKNNEIIDATLKGNCSRFMNHSCEPNCETQKWTVNGQLRVGFFTTKAVSAGTELTFDYQFQRYGKEAQKCFCGAPSCRGFLGGENRVSVRAAGGKMKKDRTRKNALTTVDEELEALLENGEGLYDGKQVVSLCRLMVRVENMEQKLTCLKLIRDTQNPSCLKQFLDHHGLSLLWIFMVEISEAKGNCAINIKLQSEIMKTLSVLPISTKNMLEESKVLTFIQRWAQTKALPQPTEMDGYSSENTSRAQTPLNIPDGSSSKLGPECDRDTSKPAVYRRLKIISENSLDSALSDASKASDGKEEYEEEDDEEEDESAQSALPDEKPKVNAINEAANPVKESPKEEVKDIKVEKQEETQMASDGQEHVDVEEVKDQIELEEKPCEVKVDVIDEPKKESEVSDKPSGEELTIQAPTEMTEMESDQPTVEIQESEIEPVQMDVSEARAEQPAEQMVAKTETLETENPPPGPEAQPDEPGTVAPQNSDTPEVSMSTEDTPAPTDPQAIETPSQDEEEGVSDVESERSQEPQISALDISSMAARLLDSWKDLKEVYRIPKKSQVEKEANDCLKTDRSRDRETTLTPRNTSGSREREREREKDRDRDRDHDRDWDRDRERDRERERDRDRERDRDKTPRSTERRRRRSTSPPSSYERSSRRTEERFDPSKTPRGTGSKERNKLSTEERRKLFEQEVAQREAQKQQQQQQQQQLQTMAYDPALAYASTSGFITYPPGYPLQTFVDPTNPNAGKVLLPTPTADPTMTYEQTTPQRLVSDLGLPSPSSTSQATPVSNISQHITNANLTPADTQQYAQPAVGAQDSGVSVLSVPAQTAPQVQSQQSYATLWDPATQQAVTVQTQPAQQYAAAPAQAPTQTAIYYQGQPCQTIYSIPTAYPQTNTPVIQAYSDPAASYLHGQTVYPGHQQGVVVQQGGTVTTIVTSQTVQQEMIVPNNVIDLPPPSPPKPKTIVLPPNWKVARDPEGKIYYYHIATRQTQWDPPTWDGSSDTNMDHDSEMDLGTPTYDENPSKFSTKTAEADTSSELAKKSKETFRKEMSQFIVQCLNPYRKPDCKLGRISNTEDFKHLARKLTHGVMNKELKACTNPEDLDCNENVKHKTKEYIKKYMQRFGAVYKPKEDTEVY; encoded by the exons ATGGAAGAGTGTCTTGACCTAAAACACTTTCTAAA AGACGAAGGAAGTGGTGCCTCG GTGAAGGTGGAGGGCCTTTCTAAGGCAGCTCTCATCAAAAGTCTGTCTCCTAGAGTGATGCTGTCCAATCATCTATTGCCAAAAGGGACCAAGATGAAGGTCAACCTAGAGGATCAGAGTCGTCAGAAAGTGTCCTTCAGCTTCTCGCAGATCAAGAAGCCACTGCACAGCATTTTCGTTATCCCTTCCAGCCCCGAAAAGTCTGACACTGAACATCAAACTGCCTCGTCACAGCCAACAGTTGATAAAGGAAGGGCTTCTGACAGtaaaaatgagcaaaaacagACCCATGCAGTGCCAATTTCAACAGAACAGACATCTTCACAAGTTCCAAGCTTTGCCGCTAAACTGAAAACAGACTTGGCAAAGATGCATTTCAAGAAGCAAATACTCAGTGTGTCTGTGACTAGAGAAAAAATAACATCTTTTATTCCGGAGGAGACACCCAACTCTCAATTGCTGGTtttgcaaaaatctgcaaatgacAGCGAAACCAAAGTCCCAATTTTGCAGCATCAGAACCCTGTAAGTGTCTCTCCCTCTGAGGATTCTCACCATCACTCCTCTGAGAGCTGGACAGCATCAAGTATCAAGAAACCTGCTGCATCCTCAGGAAAAGAGGAAGATAATTCCAGTAATGAGCAggataaaaatgtatacaaaaggAAAACCAGGTCACAAACTGACACACGAACAGAGATTGAAGATCCAGTCCCCATTTCTTCCAGACGCAAATCAGTTGACtccaaaagtaaaacaaatttgGACAGCAGTAGCAAAGCAGGAATTAAAAGGTCTTCCTCTAGGTCACGAggggaagaaaaggaaaaaagctCATCAAAGCGATCTGAGAATCATGAAAGGTCATCTAGTTATACAAAATCGGACCGTGATTCTAGATACACATCATCGCGGTCACTGCGATCAGACAAAGATCGCAGAAGATCCAGATCAAGGTCAAGATCAAGGTCTCGATCTAGAGGCTCTCGAATCAGTTCATCTCACCCAAGATCAGAGAGATCGAGAGGCGATAGAGGATCCCGCTCAGAAAGATCCTTTTATCATGATGCCGATCGCAGATCATACAGAAGTTCTCCGCGTAGAGACAGACGACGGTCTCGTTCTCGCAATGACAGAACACGGGACAGTTCGGACTCTGAAGATGACCATCGCAAGACTAGGACACGGGCAAGTGACTCCAGTAGATCATCCACCTATTCAAAGTCCTCTTCCTTCTCAAAATCTGACAAAGGATCTAAATCTATTGATATGCCACATTCTTCAGAGTCAGATAAAAGAAGTCAAACCTCATCTTCGATGTCAGAAAGGACTTCAAAGCGACTGTCAGACTCTGACTCCCAGCGCAAATGCTCTCCAGGTGGAGAATCAAGGCATTATAAAGCTAACACCCATCATACAATAGACACCAACAGAAAATCCAACTCTTCCAAACATCCTACCCATTTGGATAGTgaaaaacatgaacatgaaaatCATCCAAAAAGCAGTTCTACTGACAATGAACCTGATCAGAGGACAAAATCACAGGCAAGCTCTGGTTTAgaggaaacacacaaagaagagaAAACTAGTCAGCTCGACGCCAAACAGACCACCTTTTCTAGAACGCCAGAGGAAACCAGTGAACATGATAGACAATCTGACATATTTAATTGTCCCAGTGACGAACCAAAATATGAAACTACCATGAAATCATGTTTGCTggatcaaaaagaaaaaaactatgtaaattatattcAACAGAGAAGTCAAATTGACCACCAGGATGGTGAGTTGACAGAGATGCAATGTAACAGATTAGATGGACCAAAATCAAGTCTCGAAGTGAACGAAGAAATTGCACCAGCTATAAGCTCAAATGAGGGCAAGAAGCAAGTAAATGGCACCCTTGAAAAAGTAAACAATGTGAAGGATAGTCTTCTTCCTCAAAATATACCACATGTGACTGAAAATGCTGCTGCAGAAAGTTTATTCAGTAGTAGTGATGGCATAGTATGCAACGTGGACATAAAAGATGTTGACTCTTCACAAGGGTCAGTGCCTCTACCTAATACAATTGACGTACCTGCCGCACATGTTGCTCAGAACTGTAAACCACAGGGTGAACTTAGTAATGTTGTGACTGCCACTGAGCAAGCTGAAACAAATGCACTGGTGAAATCAGACCAAGCATGTAAAACTGAGAACCTGATGACACTTGAAGAAAACATAGACAATGATAAAAAGAGCAGTCCTACTAAAAAGTCCCGGTGGGATATTGTTAGAGAGGATGGCCCAGGGAGTGAAGATTCGCAGCAGACACTTTTCGCTGAACTACCTGAAAACATGGTCTTTATAAACAAAATAGAGTTTTCCCAAAACCAAAGTCAGATAGACATGATAGAAACCACGCAAGAATCTGAAAGGCATTTCATACCTGGGCAGGAGATGGAGAGGCCAAAGCAGGCAGGTAGTTACGACCAAGGGGAGGCTTCACAGGGTATCATTGTCGTTAACCATTCTCAGAAAAACTTAGAACAGCCTCTGTGCAACAGTAATGCAACAAAGGTCAACAGTGCTGCACAGATGGAGAGCTGGAATGGTAACTTCAAAGAGAAATCTGAAGATAGTACCCACAAGCATAAATTACATGAAACGTTAGCGAATCAGTTAGCCGAAGGAGGACATAGCGATGCCAGTGATAGTGACAACTCTGAGTATGACTCTGAATGTGATGAGGCAATAAAACGATTGCAGTCTGTGGTGGTGGTGCCAAAGAATTCCACTGTAACAAGTGAATCACATGACACTGGACCTTCCTCATACAGTCCAATTATCTCAAAACCCCACATTGCTAATGAAGTCACCAAAATGAATGGTCATGAAGTTCAATATCAAGACAGTTCTCAACAAAGACTAGAGGGTGTTTTGTACCACACTAGTTCTCTTTGTCAATCCCAGAGTAATATGATTGACAGCACTAGTCACTTAGAGGGATCCAGCTCTACTGGTGTCTCACAGCCTTATGTGACTGGTCCTGCCAATGTCCACCAGTGTATCACTAATTTCACGCACAGCCTCGACAATTCTGGACATTACGACCAAGTGCAAGGCCAGCATTATGTCAACAGCAGAGGTGAACTGATTCTCGCACATTACCAACATTCTGCCAGTGTTGACAACATCAGTGACGGGGGTGCGTTCAACCCAAGCTGGAGTTTTGCACAGCCAGAACAGCCCAGTAGTACATATCAACAGCCAGACAGCAGTCATGGACCATTGTTACCACAATCTAAACTTCCAGAAAACTTTCCTAACGTACAGCAGCATAGACACCACAGTGTCTCATGGAACAACCAAACCTCCGACATGCAGACTAGCAAAAAAAACTACCCCCATGTATATCAGGACTTTGCAGGTGAAATCCACCCAGACTCACTCACTAATGACCATGACGACTATTGCGGGGCTAAACCATCCAATCTTAGTAAAGCAACTGTCGACTCTAGTGGACCACCGGGGGCTCCAGGGTTTGTGCAAGGTCACGAAATAAGCAGCAACAGCAGGTGCTCTGCTGTGCCTGACCCCCCGCGGGAGAACAgcttcaagacccacagaagcAGGGGTCCTCCCAAGAAAAGACGACCAGAGATTGAGTCCGATTCGGACAACGAGGCGGAAGCTGGACCTACTGCCAAAAGGGAGCGTCAAGGAGAAACCGAGGATGCGAAAGAAACTAAAGTCAAAGTTGAGGTGGTCCGTCCGTCACTCACTCTGCAGCACTTTCAAGACTCCAATCGATGGAAAGAGTTTTCCAAGACAAAGAAGATGCCCCCTTATTTTGACCTCATTGAAGAGAATCTATACCTAACTGAGCG AAAGAAGAGCAAATCTCATCGTGATATCAAGAGGATGCAGTGTGAGTGCCCAATGCTGCCCAAACAGGACCGTTTACGGGGTATGTTGGCGTGCGGGGAAGACTGTTTAAATCGGCTGCTGATGATTGAATG CTCGTCACGGTGCCTGAATGGACACTATTGCTCAAATCGACGCTTTCAAATGAAGCAGCATGCAGACTTTGAAGTCATCCTCACCGAAGACAAGGGTTGGGGTCTACGTGCAGCTAAGGACTTGTCTTC AAATACCTTTGTGCTAGAATACTGTGGGGAAGTGTTGGACCACAAAGAGTTCAAAACAAGAGTGAAAGAATATGCACGCAACAAGAACATCCACTACTATTTCATGGCTCTAAAGAATAACGAG ATCATCGATGCAACACTGAAGGGTAATTGCTCTCGGTTTATGAACCACAGCTGCGAGCCCAACTGTGAGACCCAAAAG TGGACGGTCAATGGCCAGCTTAGAGTCGGGTTCTTCACCACCAAAGCAGTCAGTGCAGGAACTGAGTTGACATTTGACTATCAGTTTCAGAGATACGG GAAAGAAGCCCAGAAGTGCTTCTGTGGAGCACCCAGCTGCAGGGGCTTCCTGGGAGGGGAGAACCGAGTCAGTGTCCGAGCGGCTGGAGGGAAGATGAAGAAAGACCGAACTCGAAAGAATGCTCTCACCACA GTTGATGAGGAACTGGAGGCATTACTAGAGAATGGCGAAGGACTCTATGATGGGAAACAAGTGGTGTCCCTGTGCAGACTTATGGTCCGTGTGGAAAACATGGAGCAGAAACTCACCTGTCTCAAGCTCATACGT GATACACAGAATCCGTCTTGCTTAAAGCAGTTCTTAGATCATCATGGCTTGTCTTTGCTTTGGATCTTCATGGTGGAGATTTCTGAAGCCAAGGGGAATTGTGCCATTAACATCAAACTGCAATCGGAG ATTATGAAGACATTGTCTGTGTTACCCATATCCACTAAGAACATGCTGGAAGAGAGTAAAGTCCTGACCTTCATTCAGCGATGGGCCCAAACGAAAGCTCTCCCTCAGCCCACTGAGATGGACGGTTACTCCAGCGAGAACACTTCACGTGCTCAGACGCCCCTAAACATACCTGATGGTTCCTCCTCTAAATTGGGACCAGAGTGTGACAGGGACACCTCCAAACCTGCTGTGTATCGCCGCCTTAAAATCATCAGCGAAAACAGTCTGGACAGTGCCCTCTCAGATGCCAGCAAAGCGTCTGATGGCAAGGAGGAGtatgaggaggaagatgatgaggaagaggatgaaTCTGCCCAGAGTGCACTGCCTGATGAGAAACCGAAGGTAAATGCGATCAATGAAGCTGCTAATCCAGTGAAAGAATCACCGAAAGAGGAGGTAAAAGACATCAAAGTGGAGAAACAGGAAGAGACGCAAATGGCTTCAGACGGTCAGGAACACGTTGATGTTGAAGAGGTAAAAGACCAAATTGAGTTGGAGGAGAAGCCCTGTGAGGTGAAAGTGGATGTAATTGATGAACCGAAGAAGGAATCTGAGGTATCTGATAAGCCTAGCGGAGAAGAGCTGACCATCCAGGCACCAACAGAAATGACTGAAATGGAAAGTGACCAGCCTACAGTTGAGATTCAGGAATCAGAGATCGAGCCAGTTCAAATGGATGTTTCTGAGGCTCGAGCTGAACAGCCTGCAGAGCAGATGGTAGCCAAGACAGAAACACTGGAGACTGAGAATCCTCCTCCTGGCCCTGAGGCCCAACCTGATGAACCTGGCACCGTCGCTCCCCAAAATTCTGACACCCCCGAGGTCAGTATGTCTACAGAAGACACACCAGCACCTACAGATCCACAAGCGATAGAAACACCTTCTCAGGATGAAGAGGAAGGTGTTTCTGATGTGGAGAGTGAGCGGAGTCAGGAGCCCCAAATCAGTGCTTTGGACATTAGCAGCATGGCGGCCAGGCTGTTGGACAGTTGGAAGGATCTCAAG GAGGTGTACAGAATACCAAAGAAGAGTCAGGTGGAAAAGGAAGCCAATG ATTGTCTCAAAACAGATCGCAGTAGAGATCGTGAAACAACTCTGACTCCACGCAACACCTCTGGTAGTCGAGAGCGTGAAAGGGAGCGTGAAAaggacagggacagggacaGAGACCATGACCGGGATTGGGACAGGGACAGGGAGCGAGACAGGGAAAGAGAAAGGGACCGGGACAGGGAGCGTGATCGAGACAAAACTCCACGCAGCACTGAGAGACGGAGGCGACGGTCCACATCCCCACCCTCCTCCTATGAGCGGAGCAGCCGGCGCACTGAGGAACG GTTTGACCCGTCAAAGACACCTCGGGGAACTGGCAGCAAGGAGCGCAACAAGCTGTCCACAGAGGAACGCAGGAAGCTGTTTGAGCAGGAGGTTGCTCAGCGGGAAGCCCagaagcagcaacagcagcagcagcagcagcagctccaaACTATGGCCTACGACCCTGCCTTGGCCTATGCCTCGACTTCTGGCTTCATCACCTATCCACCTGGATACCCCCTCCAGACTTTTGTGGATCCCACCAACCCCAACGCAGGCAAAGTACTACTACCCACCCCTACAGCTGACCCCACCATGACCTATGAACAGACTACTCCCCAAAGACTAGTCTCAGATCTTGGGCTTCCCTCGCCATCATCCACTTCACAAGCCACTCCTGTTTCTAATATCTCTCAGCACATCACCAACGCCAACCTCACCCCTGCTGACACGCAGCAGTACGCCCAGCCCGCTGTCGGAGCCCAGGACTCGGGCGTGTCTGTCCTCTCCGTGCCCGCCCAGACGGCGCCCCAGGTCCAGAGCCAGCAGAGCTACGCCACTCTGTGGGATCCAGCCACCCAGCAGGCAGTGACCGTGCAGACGCAGCCAGCGCAGCAGTACGCGGCAGCCCCGGCGCAGGCCCCCACGCAAACGGCAATCTACTACCAAGGCCAGCCGTGCCAAACCATCTACAGCATCCCAACTGCTTACCCTCAGACCAACACTCCAGTCATACAG GCCTACTCTGACCCCGCAGCCAGCTACTTGCATGGCCAGACAGTGTATCCTGGGCATCAGCAGGGCGTGGTGGTGCAGCAGGGAGGCACAGTCACCACCATCGTCACCTCCCAAACTGTCCAGCAG GAAATGATTGTACCCAACAATGTGATAGATCTTCCTCCTCCCTCGCCCCCGAAGCCCAAAACTATCGTTCTACCTCCCAACTGGAAAGTGGCCCGGGACCCTGAAGGAAAGATCTACTATTACCATATTGCCACAAG GCAAACTCAGTGGGATCCTCCTACCTGGGATGGAAGTAGTGACACCAATATGGACCATGACTCTGAGATGGACCTTGGCACTCCCACTTACGATGAGAATCCCTCCAAG ttctCAACCAAAACAGCTGAAGCAGACACTTCCAGTGAATTGGCAAAGAAGAGTAAAGAGACATTCCGCAAAGAG ATGTCCCAGTTTATTGTGCAGTGCTTAAATCCTTATCGGAAGCCAGACTGCAAACTTGGCCGCATTAGCAACACAGAGGACTTCAAACACCTGGCAAGAAAG CTAACCCACGGTGTCATGAACAAAGAACTGAAGGCGTGCACCAACCCTGAGGACCTGGACTGCAACGAGAACGTCAAGCACAAGACCAAGGAGTACATCAAGAAGTACATGCAGAGGTTCGGTGCCGTGTACAAACCCAAGGAGGACACGGAAGTCTACTGA